In a single window of the Coffea eugenioides isolate CCC68of chromosome 3, Ceug_1.0, whole genome shotgun sequence genome:
- the LOC113766103 gene encoding putative late blight resistance protein homolog R1B-8: MVSTCSIDRVLLDLELLLLNIVRSRYATYIAPRVRDAIKRMKFLRTFLMHARKWSQSNDLYLQSDDVAKKVILPSFLSCVEDTFHKYEEDIHYLSLISKTDKDHYSIVNRGVFPEIEKQIELLKQEIIQIYFAMASSRSLQSNSCMTDDELTEFIDLILQNLADLINGYMDGKISESSISAALSAQVQALEAKLTFLKSFIPFAKLRGTVDIPALLLAHFEVVALNAARLSYMCSFWEDEQLHNPEFCSMIYEQQQKITPIDFQVYEIYMDVLRATRSSKSLHNKMMDKQILNNLNDSLISCLWEQLCCSSSFMDSLKDEMRILYAGLKFLRSILRKQQEKMDEQNEKIGALLSEAAIIICSPSLNRVKEEVSLSESTEALDCYDMLANTNIHIKYFKDQIIGSSIIESIPSFHSLRVPEVSKTSSRVLSKGKMPIPHEVMVGLDDEAEKVIERLVSGSKQVEIVPIVGMAGLGKTTLAKKVYNDSSIIYNFQIRLWCTVSQAYNMKNVLLQILCSEGKHSRMDDELKNLDEHVLLEKLYKKLKENRYLVVFDDVWDIKVWNDLRISFPDDKKGSRIIFTSRSSNVALQVEYGGKSHNLRPLSEKESFELLLKKVFGKGDCPQALCGTAMKIAKKCRGLPLALVVVAGVLATIEHDILVWEEFAESLTLTMVSSTDQCKKSLELSYEHLPYHLKACLLYFAAFREDEKIGAKNLIRLWIAEGFVEKIEGKRSEVVAEEYLMDLIGRNLVMVSKSRSIGGVKTCYIHDLIFEFCKGEAKEKKFLQVLRGYDELSTFIEPPNLPRLSICSSGEDFIKSKLFCPCLGTLLFFDAIPGYIKFELRNISFLFCIYKQLKVLNLEGINLMLKELPAEVESLLCLRYLSLRAERMEFIPPSIAKLSHLETFCLYSHRMVSLPDSIWNMKKLRHVHARSGVVIRLSSNDNVVENLSTLPNLDTLSTLHLDLDKEGENLLRRIPNVHRLKIFDLGRQNTVCCNMSRLECLESLTLRSYVFPGSREHVELSFPMNLKKLCLSRVSLPRRKMSLIEQLPNLEVLKLSDQAMDGQKWELMEGGFPKLGVLTLEFVKVVEWKEADPDSDDYFPCIQQLKLRGISKLEMMPSCLGRISTLETIQVSLCGNGVESLVREIEEAQKNYGNENLKIIIID, translated from the coding sequence ATGgtctccacttgcagcatcgatCGGGTCTTACTTGATCTAGAGTTGCTGCTCCTGAACATCGTCCGAAGCCGGTATGCTACTTACATTGCTCCTCGTGTTCGTGATGCAATCAAACGCATGAAATTTCTCAGAACATTTCTTATGCATGCAAGAAAGTGGAGCCAAAGCAATGATTTGTACTTGCAATCTGACGATGTAGCGAAGAAGGTGATTCTTCCATCTTTCTTATCTTGCGTTGAAGATACCTTCCACAAATACGAGGAGGACATTCACTATCTTTCCCTTATATCAAAAACGGATAAAGATCACTATTCTATTGTTAATCGTGGAGTGTTCCCCGAAATTGAGAAACAGATCGAGTTACTTAAGcaagaaatcatccaaatttacTTTGCTATGGCAAGCAGCAGGTCATTGCAATCAAATTCTTGTATGACGGATGATGAACTAACGGAATTCATAGACCTCATCCTACAAAATCTAGCAGATTTGATAAATGGCTATATGGATGGGAAAATTAGTGAATCATCTATTTCTGCTGCTTTGAGTGCTCAAGTACAAGCCCTTGAAGCCAAGCTAACATTCTTGAAAAGCTTCATTCCATTTGCCAAATTGCGAGGAACTGTAGATATTCCTGCCCTGCTGTTGGCTCACTTTGAAGTGGTGGCTTTGAACGCAGCACGCCTCTCTTACATGTGTTCCTTTTGGGAAGATGAGCAACTGCACAATCCTGAGTTCTGCTCCATGATATATGAGCAACAACAGAAAATCACACCTATTGATTTTCAAGTCTATGAGATTTATATGGATGTTCTTAGAGCTACAAGATCCTCAAAATCACTGCATAATAAAATGATGGATAAGCAGATATTGAACAACTTAAATGATTCTCTGATAAGTTGTCTTTGGGAGCAGTTATGCTGCAGCTCTAGCTTTATGGATTCCTTGAAAGACGAAATGCGAATACTCTATGCAGGACTGAAGTTCTTGAGAAGCATTTTAAGGAAGCAGCAGGAGAAGATGGatgaacaaaatgaaaaaattggtgCTCTTCTTAGTGAGGCAGCCATTATAATTTGCTCGCCTTCTCTAAACAGAGTCAAAGAAGAAGTTAGTCTCTCAGAATCCACAGAGGCCCTTGACTGTTATGATATGCTGGCTAATACCAACATCCATATCAAGTATTTTAAGGATCAGATCATTGGCTCAAGCATTATTGAAAGTATTCCTTCCTTTCATAGCTTAAGAGTACCAGAAGTTAGCAAGACTTCCAGCCGCGTgctatcaaaaggaaaaatgccAATACCCCATGAAGTCATGGTTGGTCTTGATGATGAGGCAGAAAAAGTAATTGAACGACTTGTAAGCGGATCAAAACAGGTGGAAATTGTTCCCATTGTGGGAATGGCTGGGCTTGGTAAAACAACTTTAGCCAAAAAGGTTTACAATGATAGTTCAATTATCTATAACTTCCAGATTCGTCTTTGGTGTACTGTTTCTCAAGCCTATAACATGAAAAATGTATTACTTCAAATTTTGTGCTCTGAAGGCAAACATTCCAGGATGGATGATGAGTTAAAAAATCTGGATGAACATGTGTTGCTTGAAAAGCTATACAAAAAGCTAAAGGAGAATCGGtatcttgttgtttttgatGATGTCTGGGACATTAAGGTATGGAATGACCTGAGAATTTCATTCCCTGATGACAAGAAAGGAAGTAGAATCATCTTCACGAGTCGATCTTCTAATGTGGCTTTACAGGTTGAATATGGGGGGAAATCTCACAATCTTCGCCCACTCAGTGAGAAAGAAAGTTTTGAATTACTGCTGAAAAAGGTATTTGGAAAAGGAGATTGTCCTCAAGCATTGTGTGGAACCGCTATGAAGATTGCCAAGAAGTGCAGGGGATTGCCACTTGCACTTGTTGTTGTTGCTGGAGTTCTAGCAACTATAGAGCATGATATTTTGGTTTGGGAAGAATTTGCGGAAAGTTTAACTTTGACCATGGTGTCTAGTACAGACCAGTGCAAGAAGTCATTGGAACTCAGTTATGAGCATTTACCATATCACTTGAAGGCATGCTTGCTGTATTTTGCTGCATTTCGAGAAGATGAAAAAATTGGTGCCAAGAATTTGATTCGTCTCTGGATTGCAGAAGGATTTGTggaaaaaattgaaggaaagagATCAGAGGTCGTTGCAGAAGAATATTTGATGGACCTTATTGGTCGAAACTTAGTTATGGTAAGTAAAAGCAGATCCATTGGTGGAGTCAAAACTTGTTACATTCACGATTTGATATTTGAGTTCTGTAAGGGCGAggcgaaagaaaagaaatttcttcaggTCCTGCGAGGATATGATGAGCTTTCTACCTTTATTGAGCCTCCCAATCTACCTCGGTTGTCCATTTGCTCCAGTGGAGAAGATTTTATAAAGTCAAAGCTATTTTGTCCATGTTTAGGTACTCTGCTATTCTTTGATGCTATTCCAGGATATATTAAGTTTGAGTTGCGTAACATCTCCTTCCTTTTTTGCATCTACAAACAACttaaagttttgaatttagAGGGCATTAACCTAATGCTGAAGGAGCTTCCAGCTGAAGTCGAATCACTTCTTTGTTTGAGGTACTTATCCCTTAGAGCAGAGCGCATGGAATTCATTCCACCATCTATAGCCAAGCTCTCACATTTGGAAACCTTTTGTCTGTATTCTCATCGGATGGTTTCGTTGCCAGATAGCATCTGGAACATGAAGAAGTTGAGGCATGTACATGCAAGGAGTGGCGTTGTTATTCGTCTATCTTCCAACGACAACGTTGTTGAAAACCTCTCTACTTTACCCAATTTAGACACACTCTCTACTCTGCATCTTGATCTTGATAAAGAGGGAGAGAACCTATTGAGAAGGATTCCCAACGTTCACCGACTTAAAATTTTCGATTTGGGGCGACAAAATACAGTATGCTGCAACATGAGTCGACTAGAATGCCTAGAGTCACTCACCTTAAGGAGCTACGTTTTCCCAGGTTCGCGGGAACATGTTGAGCTTTCCTTTCCcatgaatttgaaaaagttgTGTCTTTCCCGTGTGAGTCTTCCCCGTAGAAAGATGTCACTGATTGAACAACTACCCAATCTTGAAGTCCTTAAATTAAGTGATCAGGCAATGGACGGCCAAAAATGGGAGCTGATGGAGGGAGGATTTCCTAAACTCGGGGTCTTGACTTTGGAATTTGTAAAGGTTGTGGAGTGGAAGGAGGCAGACCCTGACAGTGATGATTACTTCCCGTGTATTCAGCAATTAAAACTCCGCGGAATTTCTAAATTGGAAATGATGCCTTCTTGTTTAGGGCGTATATCTACTCTTGAAACAATTCAGGTGAGTTTATGTGGAAATGGTGTCGAATCTTTAGTACGGGAAATTGAAGAAGCACAGAAAAATTATGGAAATGAGAATCTGAAGATCATCATCATAGATTGA